From Candidatus Methylopumilus planktonicus, a single genomic window includes:
- a CDS encoding efflux RND transporter periplasmic adaptor subunit, whose protein sequence is MKKLVSQLFLIFVSTLLLSACSKSENVSEQKKLDPLEIMITPEIQKQTKNEVVKYQDVGETLMIPGRLETQNRKLVKIGSPITGRVSDLYVSLGDVVKKGQVLAKVNSIELTQTQLTLIKSTQLIGLKTKAVERAKLLFEADVISKAEMLRIENELDAVKADYRASRDQLMVLGMNEKTLEKLESSGQINSYGDVISRSDGIIISRAINLGQIVNPQDNLFHVADLSKLWAVANIPEQQASFIQKDEIVTIEIPALENRKIEAKIIFEGSIVDPETRTVLVRTEIDNQSLSLKPDMLTSMYIQAKKVSRLAVPTAAIVRENDRNYVFIQNSPKTYRLREVQLGHKDGNLITILSGLAEGETIISDGAFHLNSERKKKELE, encoded by the coding sequence TCGGCTTGTTCGAAATCAGAGAACGTGAGTGAGCAAAAAAAATTAGATCCCTTAGAGATTATGATTACTCCAGAAATCCAAAAACAAACTAAAAATGAAGTAGTCAAGTATCAAGATGTCGGGGAAACACTAATGATTCCGGGTCGCCTTGAAACACAAAATCGAAAGCTTGTAAAAATTGGCTCCCCTATAACAGGAAGAGTGAGCGATCTTTATGTCAGCCTTGGCGATGTTGTAAAAAAAGGCCAGGTGCTTGCAAAAGTAAACAGTATCGAACTGACTCAAACACAACTGACCCTTATTAAATCAACGCAGCTCATTGGACTAAAAACCAAAGCAGTTGAGCGAGCTAAACTTCTATTCGAAGCAGATGTAATTAGTAAAGCTGAAATGCTACGCATTGAAAATGAGCTTGATGCAGTTAAAGCAGATTATAGGGCGAGTCGCGATCAGCTTATGGTGTTGGGTATGAATGAAAAGACGCTAGAAAAATTAGAATCTTCAGGTCAAATCAATTCATATGGTGACGTGATTAGTCGATCTGATGGCATTATTATCTCTCGCGCAATTAATTTAGGTCAAATTGTTAATCCTCAGGATAATTTATTCCATGTAGCTGATCTTTCAAAGCTATGGGCCGTTGCTAACATTCCTGAGCAGCAAGCTTCTTTTATTCAAAAAGATGAAATCGTGACCATTGAAATTCCTGCGCTAGAAAATAGAAAAATTGAAGCAAAAATTATATTTGAGGGAAGTATTGTTGATCCAGAAACTCGTACTGTTTTGGTTCGGACTGAAATAGACAATCAAAGTTTATCTTTGAAGCCCGATATGCTCACTTCAATGTATATTCAAGCAAAGAAAGTTTCAAGGCTTGCTGTTCCAACTGCAGCTATTGTAAGAGAAAATGATCGAAATTATGTGTTTATTCAAAACAGTCCAAAAACTTATAGATTGCGAGAAGTTCAATTAGGGCATAAAGATGGAAATCTCATCACCATACTAAGCGGCTTAGCTGAAGGTGAAACCATTATTTCAGATGGCGCTTTTCATCTGAATAGTGAACGCAAGAAAAAAGAGCTTGAATAG